GGAAAAAACAAGACAGCTTACTTGATTCAGCTTCCTATgatgtcttcttctttctctagCTTAAATTTTATGATCGTTCTTTCTTGTCCTCTGTTTCTTCAGTAGAGTAACATTATTATAAGCTTAACAGGGGCTTTCTACTTGCAGCAAATACTTAACTATTTCACATACAAAGCTGTGAAGACAGTTCTAAATCAGCTTTATGAGATGAACCCTACCCAATACAGATGGTTTTATGAGTAAGTCAAGCCTTTCACTTGAGTTTTTACGAAGTTAATTCATCAACACTGCCAATATAAATGCTTAGATTATCCTCAACAGTGTTCAGAACATATTATATTTCCCAACCTAatcttgaatttcattttttctacGCCAACAGCTTTGTTGTAAATCACAAGCCCAGGGATGGGAAGCGTTTCATCCGAACCCTTGTAAAGGTAGAAGTAAAGAAATCTCTAGTTTTTTTTACATCCAACTTGAACCTAGTTCACTTGATTAAGACATCATATCTTCAAGGATATGAAATAATTGAGTATTGAACAATAAGATATTTGATGTGTATGTGTTTGATTAACAGGAGAAACAGGATTTGGCTGAGAGAGTGATGATAACAAGGCTTCATCTCTATAACAAATGGGTCAAGGTAAGAGcaaatttagtattttgaagacaatttctttgttggaGCCATTATAAGAACACATATTCATTGTGATTTGGTGTTATTGCATAGAAATGTGATCACGCTGAAATATACAAAGAGATATCAGACGAGAACTTGGAGTTGATGCGAGAGCGACTAATGGAGACTGTAATATGGCCTTCAGACGACAAGAGCTTTTAGAAGATTGGCTGACTAGGAGCTACTagattgtttctttttcctaatttcttttcctttagtTAACGTCTACCAATCTGGCCATGTCCTTAGTAGTCAATTCtcattcatattatttttcacCAACTAATAAGAATTCTTATATCCAATGTTTAAAAGATTGTCACTGTAAATACTTTCAACATCTTATACATGTTAAAAGTATCGATCTTATTGAACATGTTTCTATAACTTACAAGGTTTCACATTTTGCGCCACTCACAGTATAACTCAACAAGTTTAGGCATATaccataaaaaatttcatgttCCATGTCAACACCCTTCAATTTGAAAGACAGTCATGTCTCAATTTATAAAGCAAAATTATGCAGGCATTACATTTGACTATCTTCAAGAGAAATTTTGTGGATCCACCACCATCGTTAAGGTGTTAAAGGTGGTAATCATTAGTAAAGGGTGTTGGTTCATGGTTGTTGATTTAGAACTCTTTCAGTGAAATAACTTAAGGAATACATATTTCACATGGACGGTCATATATCAAATCATAATTTGTACCAGCAAGTAGAATGGCTAGTTTATACACGATAAACCAACACGCCCATAAATAAGGTAGGATAATGAGACAACGAAAACAAAGTATACATACCGGTTCGGTTCTTGGAGGACTCTAGATCTTGTTGTTGGTGGAACCAGGCAAGTGACTAAATCAGACAGTTGGAGATTGCAGCGAAGAATGCAGCAAGAACAGTCCACAGGGTACAGCCCTTATGCACTACCAGGTGCTCTTGTAAGACATCTCGGGAAAGATCAGAGACTATCGATCTGCGACTCAACAATTCTCTCACAAAGGGAAACTAATTTCAGTTGACTGGATTCCTGAAAAAACAGAATCTTTGTAAGATAAAAGTAAATGTGCTTACAAGTTCTAACAGTTAAAAGGATATTTGGATAGTAATGGCTCTGTTACATGGGAATACTCTCCTGGAGCTAGCCGAGTAGATATCTTCCTTTTAGGATTAGCAGAGCAACCCATGAGCATAATGTAAGGCGTGAACCTCGACATATGAATTTTCTTTACAGCCTCTTCTACATATATGCACGCACATAAAATCAAGTCTGGGTGGATGACAGAAAAATCCTAAACTTCAGCCCATATCTTGGATCAATGATGTcaaagaattcaaattttcgtAAATTTCTTCTGATTGAGGG
The Cucurbita pepo subsp. pepo cultivar mu-cu-16 chromosome LG16, ASM280686v2, whole genome shotgun sequence genome window above contains:
- the LOC111776887 gene encoding chaperonin-like RbcX protein 2, chloroplastic, which codes for MVGALFVAGAPVIDSPPCPCLCLDSSPVTNMSLRSRGDLVLPRRSKAKSHLAVSRLVDLRSSFVNSGSEWQLSASGGHRRRRNQRRNRRLVVVNEFAGQYEESFDDVKMQILNYFTYKAVKTVLNQLYEMNPTQYRWFYDFVVNHKPRDGKRFIRTLVKEKQDLAERVMITRLHLYNKWVKKCDHAEIYKEISDENLELMRERLMETVIWPSDDKSF